One Halictus rubicundus isolate RS-2024b chromosome 10, iyHalRubi1_principal, whole genome shotgun sequence genomic window carries:
- the LOC143357636 gene encoding uncharacterized protein LOC143357636 produces MPQIMVKAFAKSLIDKIMQEAFDNIETFENGDEKLRMQNREDSTNIQIQPTIRMNDRAQFEQETMERIGMMVRGLQNLHIGDSSSVPTLLTTLEKQVKHVIHNIDHSTPTAERSRTTEIQPVTQGQGDMYQIIHNAVIETPMEPTCSQRDGENCGSNEITRISGSVLRRMIEELETRVGETNATNETERDSIGAEDIEPGSETEEQFVRSIKSVDDFDGNIDFQSIGDLKINNRDSLPESTPLSVVQSRSSVNDACLEDVVIEEITPSALGVKNASSPDLGDSKMSKPEKLRKKGMFSRMRKLLRTIFGRRKN; encoded by the exons ATGCCTCAAATAATGGTCAAGGCATTTGCAAAGAGTTTGATCGACAAAATAATGCAGGAAGCTTTCGATAACATCGAAACTTTCGAGAACGGTGAcg AAAAATTACGAATGCAGAACCGAGAAGATTCGACTAACATTCAGATACAGCCGACGATACGTATGAACGATCGGGCTCAATTCGAACAGGAAACCATGGAACGCATCGGAATGATGGTGCGTGGATTGCAAAACTTGCATATTGGAGATTCGTCATCTGTGCCAACTCTCTTAACGACTTTAGAGAAGCAG GTGAAGCATGTTATACACAATATTGACCACAGTACTCCGACAGCAGAGCGAAGCAGGACTACAGAAATTCAGCCTGTCACTCAGGGGCAGGGCGACATGTATCAAATAATACATAATGCAGTTATCGAGACGCCGATGGAACCGACGTGCAGTCAAAGGGACGGGGAAAATTGCGGATCGAATGAAATAACTAGAATATCTGGCAGCGTATTGCGCCGTATGATAGAAGAACTGGAGACCCGTGTAGGGGAGACGAACGCGACGAATGAAACCGAACGGGACTCTATCGGCGCAGAAGATATTGAACCTGGGAGCGAAACGGAGGAGCAATTTGTGAGGAGTATTAAAAGCGTCGACGATTTCGATGGGAACATCGACTTCCAATCGATTGGCGACTTGAAAATCAACAACCGCGACTCGTTGCCCGAATCAACGCCTTTGTCCGTGGTACAGTCGAGGTCTTCCGTGAACGACGCGTGCTTAGAGGACGTGGTCATCGAAGAAATAACACCATCGGCCCTTGGTGTGAAAAATGCTTCGTCGCCGGATCTCGGTGACAGCAAGATGTCGAAACCGGAAAAGCTGCGGAAGAAGGGCATGTTCAGCAGAATGCGCAAACTATTGCGGACCATTTTTGGTCGTCGGAAGAACTGA
- the LOC143357915 gene encoding uncharacterized protein LOC143357915 — translation MDENEHIEVTITNPDMEVAVSHADHAHATLSTIREYNNPISTELSFGNADPGYIKNSKSLRSDKFYQISDEKEHSSEPFDIDLLLRYYACNSSMEKSINKMFETTVDKNTHCLHDPLSSQVCKDTDRGPLIELGAVNRVFNLLHRESFENVSSFPFRDAIIKLQSRLSRYNSNELQQILSGDSSIKVCQHCGVISCSKSRSESAESRQSPPRTSYFLNTQIFSNNSENTDSKVHRTVEKFYTKKQQPAKRFGKYSDTRRSASICERYDDDKKNSKLTDSTDNAKPDGKVSANTPQRVEIMIAERENGVETGKTRIVQSMVSEHTSEKNKTTGKKHLQSCINVFEASEPLFIKGEKITLSKCSDEPSDIEKIRQEESNKNSTSLESAKHNDAFSIVDSNLLGKKQIREKSPTRNQSGMNEINEKVVQDILYEKAAGSRSEVAQLKTMQDVMNHCNIDSIIDTMTYLTHGRFDPADKKQDEFVVQFNDRSWVESGNSNNRRCFILHAGRDGDPQLDAAFNMYDESKHPDRTTGKNKFGNAKNIVRSNEQSAILACAMENDSLENCTKAISSPVDSDHSGSTSSAENMIREWISCSHNGEISGVNSRNIAVSSSPVIIGLDVKLQTPGINDKCVHCTETSIDTPRDLEVKHSNEKREKDSSLSSNVQGGARTSGENTIVGNNRESASSDARKKTCKRVGSSESKKFGLKRFLESLKSIKSGRSMRFKRSKLKSAASSNKDCSRTSVNRKIARQIRYNESSLKSLIDNDRGHGEVANTLSLYRKVLEDTNEMDWDSFQQFIGKLHASQKELWRDICDAIDNEAKRLADKGDGIAEVCIEISSVPCKGTKHAERSCSNEIVFEMDMTLRDVEGFLDSEPASAEKRQLDTLWRASEVIRVRNDDVCNTEVASNQAE, via the coding sequence ATGGATGAAAACGAACATATCGAAGTAACCATCACGAATCCCGATATGGAAGTTGCAGTTTCCCATGCTGACCACGCGCATGCTACCTTAAGCACTATCCGAGAATACAACAATCCAATTAGTACCGAATTATCTTTTGGAAATGCCGATCCTGGGTacattaaaaattctaaaagCTTGAGATCCGATAAATTTTATCAGATCTCTGACGAAAAGGAACATTCGTCCGAGCCGTTCGACATTGATCTACTCTTAAGGTACTACGCGTGCAACTCGAGCATGGAAAAATCAATAAACAAAATGTTCGAAACAACAGTCGATAAAAATACGCATTGCTTACACGATCCTCTCAGCAGTCAAGTGTGCAAAGACACCGATCGAGGGCCATTAATCGAATTAGGTGCTGTCAACAGAGTGTTTAATTTGCTGCATCGTGAATCGTTCGAGAACGTTTCATCGTTTCCTTTCCGCGACGctataattaaattacagtcTCGATTGAGTCGATACAATAGCAACGAACTGCAGCAGATTCTCTCGGGCGATTCATCGATAAAAGTCTGTCAGCACTGCGGAGTGATTAGCTGTTCGAAATCTAGAAGCGAGTCGGCCGAATCACGACAATCGCCACCTAGAACATCCTATTTTCTAAATACGCAAATATTTTCGAATAATAGCGAGAATACAGACTCGAAAGTTCACAGAACTGTCGAGAAGTTTTATACAAAGAAACAACAGCCTGCGAAGCGTTTCGGAAAGTATAGCGACACGCGGAGAAGCGCCTCCATCTGCGAACGATACGACGACGATAAGAAGAATTCTAAATTAACGGATTCCACTGATAACGCTAAACCAGACGGCAAGGTGTCGGCGAACACTCCTCAACGAGTGGAAATTATGATCGCCGAGCGCGAGAATGGCGTCGAAACAGGAAAAACACGGATTGTGCAAAGTATGGTGAGCGAACACACTTCCGAAAAGAATAAAACAACAGGCAAAAAGCACTTACAAAGCTGTATTAATGTTTTCGAAGCATCGGAACCGTTGTTTATCAAAGGAGAAAAGATTACACTGTCAAAGTGCAGTGACGAGCCTAGCGACATCGAAAAGATACGGCAAGAAgagtcgaataaaaattccacGTCCCTTGAATCGGCGAAACATAACGATGCATTTTCGATTGTCGACAGCAATCTGTTAGGCAAAAAACAGATTCGAGAAAAATCACCGACAAGAAACCAAAGCGGTATGAATGAAATAAACGAGAAGGTAGTGCAAGATATTTTGTACGAAAAGGCGGCTGGCTCCAGATCCGAGGTTGCACAGCTGAAAACTATGCAGGACGTGATGAACCATTGTAACATTGACTCGATCATCGATACGATGACGTACTTGACGCACGGTCGGTTCGATCCGGCAGACAAGAAACAAGACGAATTTGTTGTGCAATTCAATGATCGAAGCTGGGTGGAATCTGGAAACTCCAACAATAGGCGCTGCTTTATTTTACATGCCGGTCGAGACGGTGATCCGCAATTAGACGCTGCATTTAATATGTACGACGAATCGAAACATCCGGACCGGACCACcggtaaaaataaattcggAAATGCTAAAAATATCGTTCGAAGCAACGAGCAGTCTGCGATCCTCGCTTGTGCGATGGAGAACGATTCTCTGGAGAACTGTACCAAAGCGATTAGCTCGCCGGTAGACTCTGATCATAGCGGTAGCACCTCGTCCGCGGAAAACATGATTCGCGAATGGATCAGCTGTTCGCATAACGGGGAAATATCTGGCGTTAACAGTCGGAATATAGCAGTCAGTTCGTCGCCGGTTATAATTGGATTAGACGTTAAACTGCAAACACCTGGGATCAACGATAAATGCGTGCACTGCACAGAGACTTCGATCGATACGCCACGTGATCTAGAAGTTAAGCATTCGAATGAAAAGAGGGAGAAGGATTCGTCCTTATCGTCGAATGTTCAAGGTGGAGCGCGTACAAGCGGCGAGAATACTATTGTTGGGAACAATCGGGAGTCGGCAAGTAGCGATGCAAGGAAAAAGACGTGTAAACGAGTAGGCAGCTCGGAAAGCAAAAAGTTTGGTTTAAAGCGGTTTCTCGAGTCGTTGAAATCGATTAAAAGCGGGAGATCTATGAGATTCAAACGGAGCAAATTGAAGTCTGCGGCGTCGTCAAACAAGGATTGCTCGCGTACTTCCGTTAATAGAAAGATTGCACGGCAGATTCGTTACAACGAATCGTCCTTGAAGAGTTTGATCGACAATGATAGAGGACACGGTGAAGTGGCGAACACTTTATCGCTTTATCGTAAAGTTCTCGAAGACACGAACGAAATGGACTGGGACAGCTTTCAGCAATTTATTGGAAAGCTGCACGCGAGTCAAAAAGAGCTCTGGCGTGATATTTGCGACGCCATTGACAATGAAGCGAAAAGGCTGGCCGACAAAGGCGACGGCATCGCGGAAGTGTGTATAGAAATCAGTTCCGTTCCCTGCAAAGGAACAAAGCACGCGGAAAGATCGTGCAGCAACGAGATCGTGTTCGAGATGGACATGACGCTCAGAGATGTCGAGGGGTTTCTTGATAGCGAGCCGGCTTCTGCCGAGAAAAGGCAACTTGACACCCTCTGGAGAGCTAGCGAAGTTATTAGAGTTCGAAATGACGACGTCTGTAATACTGAAGTGGCCTCCAATCAAGCTGAGTAG
- the Mlc1 gene encoding myosin light chain alkali isoform X1: protein MSDLSAKEVEKAEFAFSIYDADGSNVIDAADLGEVLRALNLNPTNAGIEKLGGTKKKGEKMLKIDEFLPLYSQCKKDKDQGCYEDFLECLKLYDKQENGTMLAAELSHTLLALGEKLNDQEVETVLKDCLDPEDEDGFIPYAPFLRRLCDRAAEE, encoded by the exons ATG TCAGACCTCAGCGCTAAGGAAGTCGAAA AGGCCGAATTTGCCTTCTCCATCTACGATGCTGATGGCAGCAACGTCATCGACGCCGCTGACCTTGGAGAAGTTCTCCGGGCCCTCAACCTGAATCCCACAAACGCCGGCATTGAAAAGCTTGGTGGAACAAAGAAGAAGGGcgagaaaatgttgaaaatcgaTGAGTTCTTGCCACTTTACAGCCAGTGCAAAAAGGATAAGGATCAGGGATGCTACGAGGATTTCCTCGAGTGTTTGAAACTGTACGACAAACAGGAGAATGGAACCATGTTGGCTGCGGAACTTTCGCACACGCTGCTCGCACttg GTGAGAAACTGAACGACCAGGAGGTTGAGACCGTGTTGAAGGATTGCTTGGACCCAGAGGACGAGGACGGCTTCATCCCCTATGCCC CGTTCCTTCGTAGACTGTGTGACAGAGCGGCAGAAGAATGA
- the Mlc1 gene encoding myosin light chain alkali isoform X2: MSDLSAKEVEKAEFAFSIYDADGSNVIDAADLGEVLRALNLNPTNAGIEKLGGTKKKGEKMLKIDEFLPLYSQCKKDKDQGCYEDFLECLKLYDKQENGTMLAAELSHTLLALGEKLNDQEVETVLKDCLDPEDEDGFIPYAPFLKKMMVPL, translated from the exons ATG TCAGACCTCAGCGCTAAGGAAGTCGAAA AGGCCGAATTTGCCTTCTCCATCTACGATGCTGATGGCAGCAACGTCATCGACGCCGCTGACCTTGGAGAAGTTCTCCGGGCCCTCAACCTGAATCCCACAAACGCCGGCATTGAAAAGCTTGGTGGAACAAAGAAGAAGGGcgagaaaatgttgaaaatcgaTGAGTTCTTGCCACTTTACAGCCAGTGCAAAAAGGATAAGGATCAGGGATGCTACGAGGATTTCCTCGAGTGTTTGAAACTGTACGACAAACAGGAGAATGGAACCATGTTGGCTGCGGAACTTTCGCACACGCTGCTCGCACttg GTGAGAAACTGAACGACCAGGAGGTTGAGACCGTGTTGAAGGATTGCTTGGACCCAGAGGACGAGGACGGCTTCATCCCCTATGCCC CGTTCTTGAAGAAGATGATGGTGCCATTGTAA